In the genome of Sphingomonas alpina, the window GCGGGTTTCGACCCCAAGCGCGCGCAGCAACTCTATGCCCATGCCTATCTGCTGCAGGGTGATGCCAAGCGTGCGTTGAGCACTGCAGCGACGGTGCCGCCGCGCTTCGCCGGCTATGCTGTCCGCGTCGGCGCGCGCGCGCTTGCCGCGCAGGGCGACTTGCCGGGCGCGCAGCGCGCGCTGGCCAATCTTCTGTCGGTCGACCCGGGCAATAGCGCCGCCTGGTCCGATCTCGGCCGGGTGCGTTTCGACGGCGGCGATGTCGGCGGCGCGATCGAAGCCGCGGTCAAGGCGACCGCCCTCGACCCCGCCAATATCGAAGCGCTCACGCTGCGCGGCGAACTGGTCCGCGGCCAATATGGCCTGATTGCGGCACTGCCCTGGTTCGAGGCCGCGCTGGCCCGCGATGCCTATTACCATCCCGCGCTGATCGAATACGCCTCAACGCTCGGCGATGCCGGTCGTTATGGCGACATGCTTGATGCCACGCGCCGTGCGCTTGCCGCGCGTCCGGGCAGTGCCCAGGCCTATTATCTCCAGGCGGTGCTGGCCGCGCGGGCGGGCAATGACGATCTCGCTCGCACGCTGCTGCAGCGCACCGGCGATGCGCTCAACGGACTGCCCGGCGCGCTGCTGCTCGGTGGCATGCTCGATTACGAAGCCGGCGGCTATGAGCAGGCGATCAACAAATGGCGCGAACTGGTCGGCCGCCAGCCGATGAACATCACCGCGCGCCGCTTGCTCGGCGCGGCGCTGCTGCGCTCGGGCGATGCTCAGGGCGCGCTCGACGTGCTGCGCCCGGTCGCGGCGCGCTTCGATGCCGACAGCTATACGCTGACCCTGGTCGCACGCGCGTTCGAACGGACCGGCGAGCGAGACTGGGCGGGCAAGTTCCTTGACCGCGCGGCCTTTCCGGCGCGTGACGCTTCGCTGCCGTTCGGAACAGACGACAGCCTCGCGGTGCTCGGTGGCCTCGCCAACGACAATCCCGACGACCCGGTGCGGCGCGTGGTCTTTCTGCGCGGGCTGGCCGATGCCGGCGACTATGGGGCTGCACTCGCCCAGGCGCAGGCGCTCACGCGCACATCGCCGGGGGCACCCGCTGCCTGGCTTGCGACCGGCGACATGCTGATGGTGATGAAGCGCTATGACGAGGCATCGGCCGCGTATCGCCATGCTGCCGATATCCGTTTCGATGAACCGACCATGCTGCGCACGGTCGATGCGCTCGACCATGCCGGCCACCGCGCCGAAGCGGCCAATGCCCTTGCGCTGTTCCTGTCGCAGAATCCGCAGAATATCGCCGGCCAGCGGCTCGCCGCGCACTGGCAGATCGCCGCGGGCGAATTCGATGCAGCGATCGAGACGCTGGAAAATCTGCGCCAGCGCGTCGGCAATGGCGATGCCGCGCTGCTGACCGAGCTTGCCTATGCCTATATCGGCGATGGCGATGAAACGACCGGCATGACCTATGCCAAGGCCGCCTATACCCTCGCACCACTCAACCCGGCGACGACCGACGCCTATGGCTGGGCGCTGTACCAGAGCGGCGACAACAAGGGGGCAGTGCAATTGCTCGAAAAGGCGGTCTCGATTGCACCCGAACATGCGATGCTGCGCTGGCATCTCGGACAGGCCTATGCCGATTTCGGCCGCGGTTCCGATGCCCGGGCGCAGATCGATGCCGCACTGAGCGATCCGACCTTCACCGACCGCGAGGCGGCCGCCGCGCTGCTGAAGACGCTGGTTTAATCTCAGCCGTTCGCCCTGAGCTTGTCGAAGGGCCGTTCTTTCTTCTAACGCGATGCAGAAGAGCGGGGCTTCGACAGGCTCAGCCCGAACGGAAGATGATATGGCCGACGATCAGCAAACGCCCCTCGACCGTATCGCCGCTGCCCTCGAACGCATCGCGCCGCCTGCGCCGGCGCCCGCCGATCCGCTCGCCCATCCGGCGTATCTGTGGCGTGGCACGGCGCTGGCCCCCGCGCGTGATTTCGCGGCGCTGCCGCTTGGTGACCTTCATGGCATCGATGCGCAAAAGGCGACACTGGTCGCCAATCTCGATCGCCTCGCGCAAGGCCATGCCGCGCATGACGTGCTGCTCTGGGGTGCGCGCGGCACCGGCAAGTCGGCGCTGGTCAAGAGCAGCGTCGCCGCGCTGCAGGCCGAAGGCAAGGCGCTGGCATTGATCGAGGTGGTGACCACGCAACTCGACACGCTCGCGACGCTTTTCGCCGCGATCGCGGCCGTGCCCCGTGCGTTCGTCCTGTTCATCGACGATCTCGGCTTCAACGCCGCCAGCGACGCTCGCGCGCTGCGCTCGATGCTCGAGGGCGGGGCGGAAGCGCGGCCAGCCAATGCGCGGCTGCTGGTAACCTCGAACCGCCGGCACCTCGTGCCGCGCGACATCGCCGAGCAGGAAAGCGCGATCAACCCGCGCGATGCGGTCGACGACAATCTCGCCCTGGCCGATCGCTTCGGCCTGAGTCTCGGCTTTCATGTCGTCGACCAGGAAGGCTATCTCGCCATCGTCAGGGGCTATACCGATGCGCATGGCCTGCCCTTCGACCCGGTCGAGGCCGTCGGCTGGGCGACGCGGCGCGGCAGCCGGTCGGGCCGCGTCGCCTGGCACTATATCGTCGATCTCGCCGGGCGGCATGGCCGGTCGCTGCGATTATAGCAGAAGTGGATCAGGTTTCGCCAAACGCGGCTTGACTTGATCGCCCGACCACTGCTGTCTCACCCGATGGCCCGTATCGGCGAACTCGACCTGTGCGATCGACTCTCGCCCACCATTCCGATCTGGGTGACGCAGGTCGTTGTCGGGCTGGTCACATCGGGCGCGGCGCGGCTGCTCCGCATCGGCTTCGATATCGTCGTGGGCGGTGCCGCGCCGTTCGCGTTGATCTATCCTGCGATGATGATCGCGACATTGTTCGCGCGTGCGCTGGCCGGGATCGTCGCCGCGACGGTCATGATCCTGTACATCTGGTATTATCTTTACCCGATCCAGAACTCGTTCCGCTTCGTGGATTCGGTCGGCGCGCTTTCGGTCGGCGTGGTGGTGGTCACCGCGCTCATCACCATCGGCCTGGCCGAGCTGTTCCGTCGTTCGGCCTATCGCGCGACGCGCGAGCGCGACCGGGAAATCGCCGATCGCGACCTGTTCCTTGCCGAATTCGACCATCGCATGAAGAACAATTTCGCCATCGTCGCGGGCTTGCTCGACATGCAGAAGCGTCGCGCGGCCGATCCGGCGACCGCGGAAGCGCTGGGCGTCGCGCAGATGCGCATCGACAGCATCGCCCGGGCCCACCGCCATCTCTATCGCGGCAGCGAGCAACCCGGCATGGTCGAGATGCAGGAATATCTGCCGGATCTGTGCTCGGCGCTTTCCGAAGCCTTGTTCCTGCGCGGCGGCATCACGCTCGGCTGCGATACCGACCAGGCGTCGGTGCCACGCGACCGTGCCGTATCGATCGGGCTGGTCGTCAACGAACTCGTCACCAACGCGGCCAAACATGCCTTTCCCGGCCGCGACCTCGGCAGCATCCGGGTCGGTTTTCACAACCGCGCCGGTGGCGGCTGGATCGTGACCGTGACCGATGATGGTGTCGGCCTGCCCAAAAAGCCTGTTTCGCCTGGCGCCGACCATGGCCTGGGCAGTCGGCTGATCGAGGCGTTCGCCCGTCAGGCCGGCGGGACGATCACCACCGACAGCGACCGTACGGGAACGCGGGTGACGCTGGAGTTGACCGCTTAAGTCAGCGCCTCGACCTGCTCGGCAAGCTCAAGCCAGCGCATTTCCGCCGCGTCCTTCTCCTCGCGCGCCGTCTCGATCGCCTTGGTCAGCCGTTCGAATTTGGCGAAATCGCGCGCATAGAGTGTGGGATCGGCGAGCAGTGCTTCATCGCGCTTGATCGCCGCTTCGATCTCCTCGATCCGCTTGGGCAGCAGATCATAATCGCGCTGGTCCTTGTAGCTCAGCTTGACCTTGGGCGCGGGCGGTGCGGTCGGCTCGACCTTGCGTGGATTGGGGCGCTTGCCGCCGCTGACCTTCAGCCGGCGGCGCTTTTCCCAGTCCTCATAACCGCCGGCGACGACATCCACCGTGCCCGATCCGTCGAGCCCGAGCGTGATCGTGACGGTACGGTCGAGGAAATCGCGGTCATGGCTGACGATCAGCACGGTGCCGTCATAATCGCCGATCACTTCCTGCAGCAGGTCGAGCGTTTCCAGGTCGAGATCGTTGGTCGGTTCGTCGAGCACCAGCAGATTGGACGGCCGGGCGAACTCGCGCGCCAGCAACAGGCGCGATCGCTCACCGCCCGACAGGGTCCCGACTTGCGCATCGACCAGCCCGGGCTCGAACAGGAATTCCTTTAAATAGCCGATGATGTGCTTCTTGATGCCCTGCACCTCGATCCAGTCGCCGCCATCGGCGAGCACTTCGCGCACCGTCTTTTCCGGCGCCATCAGGCTGCGCTGCTGGTCGATGACGATGCGGTCGAGCGTCTTGGCGAGGCGGATATGGCCCGAATCGGGCGCGAGCTCGCCGGTCAGCAGCTTGAGCAACGTGGTCTTGCCCGCGCCGTTCGCACCGACGATGCCGATCCGGTCGCCACGCATCACGCGCAAGGTCAGGTCCTTGATGATCGGCCGGTCCCCGAAGGATTTCGATACCGCCTTGACGTCGATGACCATCTTGGTGCGCGCATCGTCGGTGCCGATCGAGAGATTGGCGGTGCCCGGCGGGCCCATCATGGCTGCGCGGGTAGCGCGCATCTCGTGCAGCTTGGTAAGCCGCCCCTGGTTGCGCTTGCGCCGCCCGGTGACGCCGCGCAGCAGCCAATGCTCCTCCAGCTTCAGCTTCGCATCCAGCCGTTCGGCATTGCGCGCCTCATCGGCATAGACCTGCTCGGTCCATGCCTCGAAGCCGCCGAAGCCGATCTCCGCCCGCCGGATCGCACCGCGGTCGAGCCACAAAGTCTGTTTGGTCAGGCGGGTCAGAAAGGTGCGGTCATGGCTGATCGCGATGAATGCGCCGCGGAACCGGCTCAGCCAGTCCTCCAGCCAGTCGATTGCCGCGATGTCGAGATGGTTGGTCGGCTCGTCGAGCAGCAGGACATCGGGATCCATTGCGAGCGCGCGGACGATCGCCGCGCGCCGACGCTCACCGCCCGATGCGCTTGCCGCTTCGCGCGACAGGTCGATGCCGAGCTGGTCGGCGATCGCATCGGCCTCGTACGGCAGCGGCGCATCATCGCCATGAAGCACATAATCGAGCAGGGTTGCGCGCTGGCGCAGGTCGGGTTCCTGTTCGAGCAGCACGACGCGGGTGCCCGGCTGAATCGTCCGCCGCCCTTCATCCGCATCGACTGCGCCTGCGATCAGTTTGAGCAAAGTCGTCTTGCCCGCGCCATTGCGCCCGATCAGCGCGAGCCGGTCGCGCGGCTGAATATGGATGTCGAGGCCGCGGAACAGCCACCCCGATCCCTGGATGATGCCGAGATTTTCAAAAGCGAGGATTGGGGCTGCCATGGCGGTCCGTTAGGGGGCGGATCGCAGGACGGCAAGTTGCGCTTGCCTGACCGAAGCATTCACAGGCTGTTCAAGCCCGCTCCGCTATGCGACGCACATGAAGATGTTGCTATCCTCTTTAGTCTGCCTCCTCGCCGCGGCCGGACCGGTCGCCGCCGAACCTGCGCCCGACCAGCGCCGGGGCGATCAGGTCGAAGCGTTCGACCAGCTCAAAAAGGGGCGGCTGCTGCCGCTTCACGAGATCGAGCGCCGTGTCGTGCCGCAAATGCGTGGTGCACAATATCTTGGTGTCGAACTCGATTCGATCAGTGGCATTTACACGCTCAAATTCCTGCGCGATGGAAATGTCATCTGGGTCGAGGTCGATGGCCGCTCTGGCCAGGTCATCGGCCGCACCGGCAATTGAGTCACCCGATCGTGGCTAGAGGGGAACAAGAATGCGCGTCCTGATCGTCGAAGACGAACCCAATCTCGGACAGCAGTTGAAAAACACGCTGGAAGGCGCTGGCTATGCGATCGACCTCGCCACCGATGGCGAAGAGGGTC includes:
- a CDS encoding tetratricopeptide repeat protein, with amino-acid sequence MRDLLAPKSLLRLATAIASSLGAAALLAFAVTTPARADADAARLSLAKSLAMLKTGNISAARNHAQAAIKEDPNWGLAHAVLARAFLSLGDGLGAEGELDRAKAAGFDPKRAQQLYAHAYLLQGDAKRALSTAATVPPRFAGYAVRVGARALAAQGDLPGAQRALANLLSVDPGNSAAWSDLGRVRFDGGDVGGAIEAAVKATALDPANIEALTLRGELVRGQYGLIAALPWFEAALARDAYYHPALIEYASTLGDAGRYGDMLDATRRALAARPGSAQAYYLQAVLAARAGNDDLARTLLQRTGDALNGLPGALLLGGMLDYEAGGYEQAINKWRELVGRQPMNITARRLLGAALLRSGDAQGALDVLRPVAARFDADSYTLTLVARAFERTGERDWAGKFLDRAAFPARDASLPFGTDDSLAVLGGLANDNPDDPVRRVVFLRGLADAGDYGAALAQAQALTRTSPGAPAAWLATGDMLMVMKRYDEASAAYRHAADIRFDEPTMLRTVDALDHAGHRAEAANALALFLSQNPQNIAGQRLAAHWQIAAGEFDAAIETLENLRQRVGNGDAALLTELAYAYIGDGDETTGMTYAKAAYTLAPLNPATTDAYGWALYQSGDNKGAVQLLEKAVSIAPEHAMLRWHLGQAYADFGRGSDARAQIDAALSDPTFTDREAAAALLKTLV
- a CDS encoding ATP-binding protein, which encodes MADDQQTPLDRIAAALERIAPPAPAPADPLAHPAYLWRGTALAPARDFAALPLGDLHGIDAQKATLVANLDRLAQGHAAHDVLLWGARGTGKSALVKSSVAALQAEGKALALIEVVTTQLDTLATLFAAIAAVPRAFVLFIDDLGFNAASDARALRSMLEGGAEARPANARLLVTSNRRHLVPRDIAEQESAINPRDAVDDNLALADRFGLSLGFHVVDQEGYLAIVRGYTDAHGLPFDPVEAVGWATRRGSRSGRVAWHYIVDLAGRHGRSLRL
- a CDS encoding sensor histidine kinase; this encodes MARIGELDLCDRLSPTIPIWVTQVVVGLVTSGAARLLRIGFDIVVGGAAPFALIYPAMMIATLFARALAGIVAATVMILYIWYYLYPIQNSFRFVDSVGALSVGVVVVTALITIGLAELFRRSAYRATRERDREIADRDLFLAEFDHRMKNNFAIVAGLLDMQKRRAADPATAEALGVAQMRIDSIARAHRHLYRGSEQPGMVEMQEYLPDLCSALSEALFLRGGITLGCDTDQASVPRDRAVSIGLVVNELVTNAAKHAFPGRDLGSIRVGFHNRAGGGWIVTVTDDGVGLPKKPVSPGADHGLGSRLIEAFARQAGGTITTDSDRTGTRVTLELTA
- a CDS encoding ABC-F family ATP-binding cassette domain-containing protein, translating into MAAPILAFENLGIIQGSGWLFRGLDIHIQPRDRLALIGRNGAGKTTLLKLIAGAVDADEGRRTIQPGTRVVLLEQEPDLRQRATLLDYVLHGDDAPLPYEADAIADQLGIDLSREAASASGGERRRAAIVRALAMDPDVLLLDEPTNHLDIAAIDWLEDWLSRFRGAFIAISHDRTFLTRLTKQTLWLDRGAIRRAEIGFGGFEAWTEQVYADEARNAERLDAKLKLEEHWLLRGVTGRRKRNQGRLTKLHEMRATRAAMMGPPGTANLSIGTDDARTKMVIDVKAVSKSFGDRPIIKDLTLRVMRGDRIGIVGANGAGKTTLLKLLTGELAPDSGHIRLAKTLDRIVIDQQRSLMAPEKTVREVLADGGDWIEVQGIKKHIIGYLKEFLFEPGLVDAQVGTLSGGERSRLLLAREFARPSNLLVLDEPTNDLDLETLDLLQEVIGDYDGTVLIVSHDRDFLDRTVTITLGLDGSGTVDVVAGGYEDWEKRRRLKVSGGKRPNPRKVEPTAPPAPKVKLSYKDQRDYDLLPKRIEEIEAAIKRDEALLADPTLYARDFAKFERLTKAIETAREEKDAAEMRWLELAEQVEALT
- a CDS encoding PepSY domain-containing protein codes for the protein MKMLLSSLVCLLAAAGPVAAEPAPDQRRGDQVEAFDQLKKGRLLPLHEIERRVVPQMRGAQYLGVELDSISGIYTLKFLRDGNVIWVEVDGRSGQVIGRTGN